The following coding sequences lie in one Panicum virgatum strain AP13 chromosome 6N, P.virgatum_v5, whole genome shotgun sequence genomic window:
- the LOC120677618 gene encoding putative receptor protein kinase CRINKLY4, with protein sequence MGHVLLLAVCFLVLLPGWACGLGSMSSIAVSYGEDGPVFCGLSSDGSHLVACFGADASVLYGAPPNIPFLGVTAGDGFVCGLLLDTRQPYCWGSNSYVKSGVPQPMIEGAKYSELSAGDNHLCALRAAADGIHGADDGASLIDCWGYNMTATHVLAEAVSTISAGSVFNCGLFARNRTVFCWGDETVSGVVGLAPRDLRFQSIGAGGYHVCGVLENAQVFCWGRSLELQQVAPSSAIGDGDVNIVPMDAMISVVGGRFHACGIKSLDHQIACWGFTLHNSTSPPKGLKMYVLVAGDYFTCGVPAETSLMPRCWGNSGPLALPMAVPPGICVPNVCSHGYYEFMNHGEVGSSKLCKPANSRLCLPCSTGCPEDSFEASPCNATADRVCQFDCLRCATDECMSFCLSQKRTKSRKLMAFQMRIFVAEIVFAVILVLSVSVITCLYVRHKLRHCQCSNSELRLAKSSFRKDNMRIQPDVEDLKVRRAQEFSYEELEQATGGFSEDSQVGKGSFSCVFKGILRDGTVVAVKRAIKASDVKKSSKEFHNELDLLSRLNHAHLLNLLGYCEDGSERLLVYEFMAHGSLYQHLHGNNPNLKRRLNWARRVTIAVQAARGIEYLHGYACPPVIHRDIKSSNILIDEDHNARVADFGLSILGPADSGTPLSELPAGTLGYLDPEYYRLHYLTTKSDVYSFGVFLLEILSGRKAIDMQFEEGNIVEWAVPLIKAGDIFAILDPVLSPPSDLEALKKIASVACKCVRMRGKDRPSMDKVTTALEHALALLMGSPCVEQPILPTEVVLGSNRMHKVSQMSSNHSCSENELADGEDQRIEYRAPSWITFPSVTSSQRRKSSASEADITGRTTTEGRNVGSSIGDGLRSLEEEISPASPQENLYLQHNF encoded by the coding sequence ATGGGACATGTGCTGCTTCTAGCAGTGTGCTTCCTGGTCTTGCTGCCTGGTTGGGCCTGCGGCCTTGGCTCCATGTCATCCATTGCAGTATCTTATGGGGAGGACGGTCCGGTGTTCTGTGGGCTCAGCTCCGACGGCTCCCACCTGGTCGCCTGCTTTGGTGCGGACGCCTCTGTTCTGTATGGCGCGCCGCCCAACATCCCGTTCCTTGGTGTTACAGCTGGGGATGGGTTTGTTTGTGGCCTCTTGCTTGACACCAGGCAGCCTTACTGCTGGGGGAGCAACTCCTATGTCAAGAGCGGGGTGCCACAGCCGATGATCGAGGGCGCAAAGTACTCTGAGCTCAGTGCAGGGGACAACCACCTCTGCGCACTACGAGCGGCTGCAGATGGGATTCATGGCGCTGATGATGGTGCGTCATTGATCGACTGCTGGGGATACAATATGACTGCCACACATGTTCTCGCTGAAGCTGTGTCGACCATTTCAGCCGGTTCGGTGTTCAATTGCGGCTTGTTTGCGCGGAACAGGACAGTGTTCTGCTGGGGTGATGAAACGGTGAGTGGTGTTGTCGGGCTAGCACCAAGGGATCTGCGCTTCCAGTCTATAGGAGCAGGCGGTTACCATGTCTGTGGAGTGTTGGAGAATGCACAGGTGTTCTGCTGGGGCAGGAGCTTGGAATTGCAGCAGGTGGCACCATCCAGTGCTATTGGTGATGGTGATGTGAACATAGTGCCAATGGATGCGATGATCTCAGTCGTTGGTGGGCGGTTCCATGCTTGTGGCATCAAGAGCCTTGATCACCAAATAGCTTGCTGGGGTTTCACACTTCATAACAGTACATCACCACCAAAAGGGCTCAAGATGTATGTGCTTGTGGCTGGAGACTACTTTACTTGTGGAGTACCTGCTGAGACATCACTGATGCCAAGGTGCTGGGGCAACAGTGGGCCATTGGCATTACCAATGGCGGTACCCCCTGGGATTTGTGTTCCTAATGTATGCAGCCATGGGTACTATGAGTTTATGAACCATGGTGAAGTTGGCAGTAGCAAGTTGTGTAAGCCTGCAAATTCTAGACTCTGTCTGCCCTGTAGTACAGGTTGTCCAGAAGATTCGTTTGAGGCATCTCCTTGCAATGCGACAGCTGACCGTGTTTGCCAGTTTGATTGCTTGAGGTGTGCCACAGATGAGTGCATGTCATTCTGCTTATCACAGAAGCGGACTAAGAGCAGAAAGTTGATGGCTTTTCAGATGCGTATCTTTGTAGCAGAGATTGTATTTGCTGTCATCTTGGTACTCAGCGTATCAGTAATCACTTGCCTATATGTCCGGCACAAACTTCGACATTGCCAATGTTCAAATAGCGAGCTGAGACTGGCAAAGAGCTCTTTCCGGAAGGACAACATGAGGATCCAGCCTGATGTGGAGGATTTGAAGGTCAGGAGAGCTCAAGAATTCTCCTATGAAGAGTTAGAGCAAGCAACAGGTGGCTTCTCAGAGGATTCACAAGTCGGCAAAGGCAGCTTTTCATGTGTATTCAAGGGCATTTTGAGAGATGGGACAGTGGTTGCCGTGAAGCGTGCAATAAAAGCATCAGATgtgaagaagagctcaaaggagTTCCATAATGAACTTGACCTCCTCTCCAGGCTCAACCATGCACATTTGCTCAACCTGCTTGGTTACTGTGAGGATGGCAGTGAGAGGCTCTTGGTTTATGAATTCATGGCTCATGGATCTCTGTACCAGCATCTGCATGGTAACAATCCAAACTTGAAAAGGCGACTGAATTGGGCCAGGCGGGTCACCATTGCTGTCCAGGCTGCTAGGGGAATCGAGTACTTGCATGGCTATGCTTGCCCTCCAGTAATTCACCGGGACATCAAGTCGTCAAACATATTGATTGACGAGGATCACAATGCGCGTGTTGCTGACTTTGGTCTATCTATATTGGGTCCTGCAGATAGTGGTACCCCACTATCTGAGCTGCCAGCAGGGACACTTGGCTACCTTGACCCTGAGTACTACCGTCTCCATTACTTGACTACAAAGTCCGATGTCTACAGCTTCGGAGTTTTTCTCTTGGAGATATTAAGTGGCAGGAAAGCAATCGACATGCAATTTGAGGAAGGGAATATTGTTGAATGGGCAGTACCACTGATCAAAGCTGGGGACATTTTTGCCATCCTTGATCCAGTCTTATCTCCACCCTCTGACCTCGAGGCTCTCAAGAAGATTGCTTCTGTGGCCTGCAAATGTGTCAGAATGCGAGGAAAAGATCGGCCTTCCATGGATAAGGTGACAACAGCTCTGGAGCATGCTCTTGCTCTGCTGATGGGCAGTCCATGTGTCGAGCAGCCCATCCTACCAACCGAGGTTGTTCTTGGAAGCAACCGGATGCACAAGGTATCACAGATGTCCTCTAACCACTCTTGCTCAGAGAATGAGCTTGCCGATGGGGAGGATCAGCGGATTGAGTATAGGGCGCCATCCTGGATAACTTTCCCTAGCGTGACCTCATCACAGAGGAGGAAATCATCTGCATCAGAAGCTGATATCACTGGCAGAACGACCACAGAAGGTAGGAATGTCGGGAGCAGTATAGGTGATGGACTGCGGTCGCTGGAGGAAGAGATCAGCCCGGCCTCACCGCAGGAGAACCTGTACCTGCAGCACAACTTCTGA
- the LOC120677620 gene encoding uncharacterized protein LOC120677620 codes for MDGADLPSPSSSTAGAGARRPEGAGEGSGADGERAASPPERCEALAAAIAGVLGGALREHEARAAATARSQDEVAAAADRLNGELDKLLENAPSLVIMQHSTRISTIRKRISALNMLLKSIQRRIDNIDRIISTGLTSDHSSPVQYQSLK; via the exons ATGGACGGCGCAGATctcccctcgccctcctcctccaccgccggcgccggcgcccggcgcccGGAGGGCGCGGGGGAGGGCAGCGGCGCGGACGGCGAGCGGGCCGCGTCCCCGCCGGAGCGGTGCGAGGCGCTGGCCGCGGCGATCGCGGGGGTGCTGGGCGGCGCGCTGCGGGAGCACGAGGCGcgggcggccgccaccgcccggagccaggacgaggtcgccgccgccgccgaccgcctcaACGGAG AACTGGACAAGCTATTAGAGAATGCACCCTCCCTGGTAATAATGCAACATTCAACAAGGATTTCCACTATCCGCAAAAGAATTTCAGCGCTGAACATGCTACTGAAGTCCATACAGCGTCGCATTGATAACATTGATAGAATTATTTCGACTGGTTTGACAAGTG ATCATTCATCTCCTGTACAGTATCAAAGCCTGAAGTGA
- the LOC120677619 gene encoding zinc transport protein ZntB-like produces the protein MPMPMAAGAGDPAPRAEAAGFGSNHLRPRRGPPPPSPSPAVGKPLPSGAVPRHSYVFDGEGGFAEAPWGLAASGKAARPGEFTWHHVELPRAAPGGAGAAAAKPLHHAQALIELLCPPLTLQEILAFVATGPHCASAGDGALLLRVSSPGPVGSAYALRLAARVTESSVVTVSVGGVPRLAFGATEASLLSEVPLGVAASLSDEGHGGGRAVDGGVVIEERLLESLLAMNHADGAHTDNPVPTTVSNLLVHVLGTHVDHVHDIVTRLEMDLDAIELQLDRGGHFMRKLLLDGRRFPKMHLDLQRLLQVVSHGEQVLPRVKEKCASKSWFSSGDIAVLEDLIGRLRRLKENLGFITNRVTTLQASLDSWQSEQINKSLYYLSFLSIVFLPLSIVTGVFGMNVGGVPWTEQNKNPKNRDGFMNVMLICVAILLLLLLCFLFPSLYSHVTTWRTRRELKRNNSQNKRHLKLFKGHKEGYMRL, from the exons ATGCCAATGCcaatggcggccggcgccggcgaccccgcccCGCGTGCGGAGGCGGCCGGCTTCGGCTCCAACCACCTGCGGCCGCGTCGGGGCCCGCCgcccccgtccccgtcccccgCGGTCGGCAAGCCGCTGCCGTCCGGCGCGGTGCCGCGGCACTCGTACGtgttcgacggcgagggcgggttCGCCGAGGCGCCCTGGGGCCTGGCCGCGTCGGGGAAGGCGGCGCGGCCCGGGGAGTTCACGTGGCACCACGTCGAGCTCCCGCGCGCGgcccccggcggcgcgggcgcggcggcggccaagccGCTCCACCACGCGCAGGCGCTGATCGAGCTCCTCTGCCCGCCGCTCACGCTGCAGGAGATCCTCGCGTTCGTCGCCACGGGCCCGCACTGCGcctccgccggcgacggcgcgctCCTGCTCCGCGTCAGCTCGCCGGGGCCCGTCGGCAGCGCGTAcgcgctccgcctcgccgcgcgcgtcACCGAGAGCTCCGTCGTCACCGTCTCCGTCGGCGGCGTCCCGCGCCTCGCGTTCGGGGCCACGGAGGCCTCGCTCCTCTCCGAGGTGCCGCTCGGCGTGGCGGCCTCGCTCTCCGACGAGGGCCACGGCGGGGGCCGCgccgtcgacggcggcgtcgtGATCGAGGAGCGGCTGCTCGAGTCGCTGCTGGCCATGAACCACGCGGACGGCGCGCACACCGACAACCCGGTGCCCACGACGGTTTCCAACCTCCTCGTGCACGTCCTCGGCACGCACGTCGACCACGTCCACGACATTGTCACGCGCCTCGAGATGGACCTCGACGCCATCGAGCTGCAGCTCGACAGAG GTGGACACtttatgaggaaacttttgctgGATGGCAGGAGATTCCCAAAAATGCATCTTGATTTACAGCGCCTGCTTCAG GTTGTTTCTCACGGTGAACAAGTGCTCCCCCGTGTGAAGGAAAAATGTGCGAGCAAGAGTTGGTTTTCGTCCGGAGACATTGCCGTCCTTGAAGATCTGATAGGTCGCCTTAGGAGGCTCAAAGAAAACCTAGGATTCATAACAAATAGAGTGACAACGCTTCAGGCTAGTCTGGACAGTTGGCAATCAGAGCAGATAAACAAAAGCTTGTACTACCTTTCATTTCTCTCCATAGTATTCCTTCCTCTATCCATTGTAACAGGAG TTTTCGGGATGAATGTTGGCGGTGTGCCATGGACTGAGCAGAACAAGAACCCTAAAAACCGAGATGGCTTCATGAATGTCATGCTAATATGTGTCGCGATCTTGCTGCTTCTATTGCTCTGTTTCTTGTTTCCTTCATTGTATTCACATGTGACTACATGGAGAACCCGCCGTGAACTGAAGCGGAACAATTCTCAGAACAAAAGGCACCTGAAACTCTTCAAAGGTCACAAAGAAGGTTACATGCGCCTATGA
- the LOC120677622 gene encoding protein LOL4-like isoform X1, which translates to MQDQLICSGCKRVLQYRRGAAGVCCPGCNTFTAANQSGPDMSELVCGGCFTMLVHNRGAANIRCPHCGRVNSTRSAENQIGHLSCGHCRTTLAYPPGASTVGCPTCRCVNPVRNNNSGGSARPAPSDARPQTVLVENPKTLDEKGKLVSNVAVGVTSWKR; encoded by the exons ATGCAGGACCAGCTGATCTGCAGCGGCTGCAAGCGTGTTCTTCAGTACCGCAGGGGAGCCGCCGGCGTCTGCTGCCCAGGCTGCAACACTTTCACCGCCGCCAACCAGTCAG GACCGGACATGTCTGAACTCGTCTGCGGCGGCTGCTTCACCATGCTCGTGCACAACCGCGGCGCCGCCAACATTCGCTGCCCGCACTGCGGCAGGGTCAACTCAACAAGATCAG CAGAGAACCAGATTGGTCACCTGTCATGCGGGCATTGCCGGACTACTCTGGCGTACCCACCGGGAGCCTCGACGGTCGGATGCCCAACTTGTCGCTGCGTCAATCCTGTCAGG AACAACAACTCTGGTGGCTCTGCACGGCCTGCACCATCG GATGCTCGGCCCCAGACGGTTCTTGTGGAGAATCCTAAGACGCTGGATGAAAAGGGCAAACTG GTGAGCAATGTCGCCGTTGGTGTCACCTCATGGAAAAGATGA
- the LOC120677622 gene encoding protein LOL4-like isoform X2, which produces MQDQLICSGCKRVLQYRRGAAGVCCPGCNTFTAANQSGPDMSELVCGGCFTMLVHNRGAANIRCPHCGRVNSTRSENQIGHLSCGHCRTTLAYPPGASTVGCPTCRCVNPVRNNNSGGSARPAPSDARPQTVLVENPKTLDEKGKLVSNVAVGVTSWKR; this is translated from the exons ATGCAGGACCAGCTGATCTGCAGCGGCTGCAAGCGTGTTCTTCAGTACCGCAGGGGAGCCGCCGGCGTCTGCTGCCCAGGCTGCAACACTTTCACCGCCGCCAACCAGTCAG GACCGGACATGTCTGAACTCGTCTGCGGCGGCTGCTTCACCATGCTCGTGCACAACCGCGGCGCCGCCAACATTCGCTGCCCGCACTGCGGCAGGGTCAACTCAACAAGATCAG AGAACCAGATTGGTCACCTGTCATGCGGGCATTGCCGGACTACTCTGGCGTACCCACCGGGAGCCTCGACGGTCGGATGCCCAACTTGTCGCTGCGTCAATCCTGTCAGG AACAACAACTCTGGTGGCTCTGCACGGCCTGCACCATCG GATGCTCGGCCCCAGACGGTTCTTGTGGAGAATCCTAAGACGCTGGATGAAAAGGGCAAACTG GTGAGCAATGTCGCCGTTGGTGTCACCTCATGGAAAAGATGA